One segment of Calliopsis andreniformis isolate RMS-2024a chromosome 1, iyCalAndr_principal, whole genome shotgun sequence DNA contains the following:
- the LOC143180949 gene encoding protein DOP1 homolog isoform X2 encodes MNVRPSLLTVYETHFVPLGERLRPGLSGFLSGVLLGLEDGSDHFDRTNSLLEKVCEGVGPEHFYACLWDCLASNSGIRLPAISFVLVHFNKKLPMEEQKYIMGTDTTIMVTALCAGVQDSSVLVQRSALDLLLVGFPVHNSQLTRENMVSLVTAALVTILRRDMSLNRRLFAWLLGTEVSTSILKRKANTTVSETTDNTPTYFDTYSKDMLIEAIKSLLKTVCDESPQDLKPYRILVSLLEKADIGPVILDDILFEVFRTFYNACGQSNRVPKTNEVVKSANLLFSTLEPSYVWIHCGHLFENACQARAKAKREIEEVAVRPVGSGMPNFMEICILTEFLLETVSLDAFIDTPSEHLPGLFYEIVSKLLCHIDLLSPMEISRSLRLCAKILSKVQPTVVSPHAEKTELETKLDIAMNATSATAVSDNSLTAIPLEKSQSDSKLNKPDASNNSFSEKSPSPRRRANSGGATKRSDKKSKKKSSKSTSKLNDSVQDHSGSNISVIVSQESKSLSRNKSMDDIKTGCVEATSISSSSKDQLTTLKQSNKNSPMGSTGSLGRGPSPAFQAQHSMLEKCLRQYETFYVKLISNRVLSKERTVQDMYENLLISSPRESFDERMRYLELLLNSRLNMEDSGFFSQDVSVTEETKRLDILHLYVDSVSQAEWEDAVQVASSLFVELSTFPKYFHPGDGLLVEEEPKGNIILPDWLKVLVVCSCWLGKQPGLQLTSIATLLDLIALLKAQNDIDTHPKSGEGVTAVIMVPLLKQWHITYLMQYTNVFQVLAHSLWHHLGELPAHKYRMRCVELLHELHHALYSTCDAVEDVIGAALTSENSEKRIEAFNRFATLWHLGREIETNPRLRGCMKSFDQSLLKILDNLQLADNSPLKLHAQSWLLHSLMRGDISRIVDPLLIILLDPSTCRMSVLHVSIQHSNTVLTKNDPIEEKSEVQDDTEGAAKIYAISSVDGNVIYHVSDSVDEDKKWRKGKKKKKAINPVKVKRIFAVTTLAAGDNCNQYVTERNQFMKELEVPPSISGNRKISVFVNPLSLNCAENSNDSLTEDELVPSTKKANLTTELLKNATRFKKIDFDKGSSASLDESLFESANSSLKTKDKNGFKKLNGEVDSSLDSITNSFDSSSPEITNKQNKPKKEPVMMPGGSREVAGTIIKGKYHSTNEFTTNYDVHDVGSFEASVEVPSWTMDDEEGDLEASTTAEEYFSNSSGNSVVEEILNEVLDRVMQLCDAEPPTNTDDASSQNAKAGRNYGVGVHNLHSHMLLYCGVYDSTRTLYALRTLRNELLTNTRMFLCYAATTGVTNTTKNSALLNLLARHRKSVFGRNFHGDIANTEFIAAYRSSMYLEVLISVCLYFARSYYPNLGQMRLTHDEISGNRQVQLTSAELLTLIFSELIAIVRDSGKGFSCYIVDLLAKCKVQKVALHCLVSSVLNMKNAHKENEEVFTFTEEIILFNDPVVDDVNKCKYRASDHTEAFQIQLLRLLLALIMLEHQCGNQKGEEICPPTTSTPSTPTRSTPNIMGNSLKYVPGAPIPQQPMFLASILNALQLDHMRHLHQHWTTLVTSSLPFMGSSLTGIVTSVIHQLCCNIEHLASYYINEETATATKLEDISTVECCLPADYTVTHLEALTFLLHYCLLDTSQQIGFSFNQPLSGTIQAGIPGANPGQIFNNLIHVFMPSPLSPELSTSKDKTGATELQQHARRTALSHLPRIIASLSTLWQAVLATKDNEQASCVVGSPRIVKHQLLELLSPISFHHGVNFLAAIAVAWHERRQPSGNSKKVLPEACPNQQVMVHLVSAIRVMPIDTLVQTVHQVVKNPPPIQGVKQDFSLEVSVLELLYVYMQSNTSQSLIESWTSLLGLLKDGLSLTAPAQFLLLAILNEYVQKCPPMQEKKDIRDLQDVSAKLVESCSQIAGACLEQTTWLRRNLAVREDAFEVAEGSSEEFSVAVTPGTPPNAAYSVQAQAVLAEILAPLLDVSYGSQEKERVVTLLTNLMYNVTPYLKNHSIKNIASFTACSQLLSSLSGYQYTRKAWRKDVLDLLLDSAFFQMTPPCLPYWRTIIDNLMTHDNTTFRDLMNRVSMAQSSSISIFSSKEQEYEQKAQLLKRLAYVILCSEMDQYHKYMPEIQERLADSLRLPQVIPSIQAQVFLCFRVLLLRMSPQHATSLWPVIVSELVQVFLYIEQELNADSEEFSRHGSSHIKLLSALDSSWAVNASNGLQAHGHPHWLHLQLAAAKLLDLALLLPAHRLPQFQMYRWAFVGDSAAGCIDNNNLSSDFVPHITRIAKLMDTKYKQETSSIKVTPGELLLTSNNIRSLQDLHYFFTALSRRSSDTQAPLNITQLETVIEQDFLEKLPAAR; translated from the exons ATGAATGTGAGACCATCTTTGTTGACAGTTTATGAAACACATTTTGTGCCTCTTGGGGAGAGATTACGGCCTGGCTTGAGTGGATTTTTAAGTGGTGTTCTTCTTGGTTTAGAAGATGGTTCCGACCACTTTGATAG GACTAATTCCTTGCTTGAGAAAGTATGCGAAGGAGTGGGTCCAGAGCATTTTTATGCATGTTTATGGGACTGTTTAGCTTCAAATTCGGGAATTCGGTTACCTGCTATATCATTTGTGTTAGTGCATTTCAATAAGAAACTACCTATGGAAGAACAGAAATACATCATGGGCACTGACACCACTATTATG GTCACTGCCCTTTGCGCTGGAGTACAAGACAGTTCTGTATTAGTACAAAGGAGTGCTCTAGACCTATTATTAGTCGGTTTTCCTGTACATAATAGTCAATTAACACGTGAAAACATGGTATCGCTAGTCACAGCTGCTCTTGTCACAATACTAAGAAGAGACATGAGCTTAAATAG ACGATTGTTTGCTTGGCTTTTGGGTACTGAAGTAAGCACATCTATTTTGAAGAGAAAAGCAAATACTACAGTCTCAGAAACTACAGATAATACACCCACCTATTTTGATACCTACTCAAAAGATATGTTAATTGAGgcaataaaatcattattaaaAACTGTATGCGATGAGAGTCCACAGGATTTAAAGCCATACAGAATATTAGTTTCGTTACTGGAAAAGGCAGATATTGGCCCAGTGATTCTGGACGATATCTTGTTTGAAGTTTTTAG GACATTTTATAATGCTTGTGGACAATCAAATAGAGTACCAAAAACGAACGAAGTAGTCAAATCGGCGAATCTATTGTTTTCAACCCTGGAACCATCTTACGTTTGGATACATTGTGGGCATTTATTTGAAAACGCTTGTCAGGCCAGAGCAAAGGCTAAACGCGAGATAGAAGAGGTTGCTGTAAGGCCTGTGGGCAGTGGGATGCCTAATTTCATGGAAATATGTATTTTGACGGAATTCCTCCTCGAAACGGTATCGTTAGATGCATTTATAGATACTCCCTCAGAGCACCTGCCCGGTTTATTTTACGAAATCGTCAGTAAGCTTTTGTGTCACATCGATCTTTTATCTCCTATGGAGATCTCGCGAAGCCTTCGATTATGCGCCAAGATTTTATCCAAAGTGCAGCCAACGGTGGTCTCGCCCCACGCAGAGAAAACCGAATTGGAAACAAAGTTAGACATAGCTATGAACGCAACCAGCGCAACAGCAGTCAGCGATAACTCCTTGACTGCGATTCCTTTGGAAAAGAGTCAGTCTGACAGCAAATTGAATAAACCAGACGCATCCAATAACTCGTTCTCTGAGAAGAGTCCTAGTCCCAGGAGAAGAGCGAACTCGGGAGGTGCTACGAAGAGATCAGACAAAAAATCGAAGAAAAAATCTAGCAAGAGTACCTCGAAATTAAACGATTCGGTACAAGATCACAGTGGTAGTAATATTTCGGTGATCGTGAGCCAAGAATCGAAGAGTTTGTCTCGAAATAAAAGTATGGACGACATAAAGACCGGATGTGTAGAAGCGACTAGTATTAGTTCTTCATCTAAGGATCAGTTGACCACATTGAAACAGTCGAATAAAAATAGTCCAATGGGTTCGACTGGATCGTTAGGCAGAGGTCCATCCCCAGCGTTCCAGGCGCAACACTCGATGTTAGAAAAATGCCTAAGACAGTATGAAACCTTTTATGTTAAATTAATAAGCAATAGAGTGCTGAGTAAGGAGCGAACTGTGCAAGACATGTACGAAAATTTACTAATATCGAGTCCACGGGAGAGCTTCGACGAAAGAATGCGCTATTTAGAGCTTCTGTTGAACTCCAGATTAAACATGGAAGACTCTGGATTCTTCAGTCAGGACGTGTCTGTGACAGAAGAGACTAAACGGTTAGATATTCTCCACTTGTACGTTGATTCTGTCTCGCAAGCAGAGTGGGAGGATGCTGTACAAGTTGCATCTAGTTTGTTTGTTGAACTGTCTACATTTCCCAAGTATTTTCATCCTGGCGATGGGTTACTGGTGGAAGAAGAACCGAAAGGAAATATCATTCTTCCAGATTGGTTGAAAGTCTTGGTAGTTTGTAGCTGCTGGTTGGGCAAACAACCTGGTCTACAGTTAACCAGTATTGCCACGTTACTAGATTTAATTGCTTTACTGAAAGCTCAGAATGATATCGACACGCATCCGAAAAGTGGAGAGGGAGTAACAGCTGTAATCATGGTACCTTTGTTGAAACAATGGCATATTACCTATTTAATGCAATATACTAACGTGTTCCAG GTACTGGCACATTCCTTGTGGCACCACCTTGGTGAATTGCCTGCTCATAAGTACAGAATGCGATGCGTTGAACTGTTGCACGAATTGCATCACGCTTTGTACAGCACTTGCGACGCAGTCGAGGATGTAATAGGAGCAGCGCTCACATCAGAGAACTCGGAGAAAAGAATAGAAGCATTTAACAGGTTCGCCACTTTGTGGCATTTGGGTCGAGAAATTGAGACAAATCCTAGACTACGAGGCTGTATGAAATCGTTTGATCA GTCTTTATTAAAAATCCTAGACAACCTACAGCTTGCAGATAATTCGCCCTTAAAACTTCATGCTCAATCATGGCTCCTTCACTCTTTAATGCGAGGTGATATTTCACGGATAGTAGATCCATTGCTGATAATACTTCTGGATCCATCTACCTGTCGCATGAGCGTGCTGCATGTCAGTATACAACACAGCAACACCGTTCTGACGAAGAACGACCCCATAGAAGAAAAGTCAGAAGTGCAGGACGACACCGAAGGCGCTGCTAAAATCTATGCGATCAGTTCCGTGGATGGGAACGTGATATACCATGTCAGCGACAGTGTCGACGAGGACAAGAAGTGGCGGAAggggaagaaaaagaaaaaggccATAAATCCTGTTAAAGTGAAACGAATATTCGCCGTGACAACATTAGCAGCTGgtgataactgtaaccagtacgTAACCGAAAGAAATCAGTTTATGAAAGAACTTGAAGTGCCGCCTAGCATATCTGGTAATAGGAAGATCTCAGTGTTCGTCAATCCTTTATCATTAAACTGTGCCGAGAACTCCAACGACTCATTAACCGAAGACGAACTAGTACCCAGTACGAAGAAAGCGAACCTAACAACGGAACTTTTGAAGAACGCAACGAGATTTAAGAAGATAGATTTCGACAAAGGTTCGAGCGCTAGTTTAGACGAAAGTCTTTTCGAGTCTGCGAATTCTAGCTTGAAGACGAAAGACAAAAATGGATTCAAGAAGCTAAACGGTGAAGTTGACTCCTCGTTAGACTCTATTACTAATAGTTTCGACTCCAGTAGTCCCGAGATcactaataaacaaaataaaccaaaGAAAGAACCAGTTATGATGCCAGGCGGTTCCCGAGAAGTAGCAGGGACTATCATTAAAGGTAAATATCATAGCACAAATGAGTTCACGACGAATTATGATGTCCATGATGTTGGAAGTTTCGAGGCGAGCGTGGAGGTGCCCAGTTGGACTATGGATGACGAAGAAGGTGATTTAGAAGCCAGCACCACTGCGGAGGAATACTTCAGTAATTCTAGTGGCAATAGTGTTGTCGAAGAAATTTTAAACGAAGTGCTTGATCGAGTGATGCAGTTATGTGACGCTGAACCACCTACAAACACTGACGACGCTTCGTCTCAGAATGCCAAAGCAGGTCGTAACTATGGAGTTGGGGTCCATAACCTCCATTCACATATGTTACTTTATTGTGGAGTCTACGACTCGACCAGAACTCTGTACGCTTTACGAACTTTGCGGAATGAACTTCTCACAAATACTAGAATGTTCTTGTGTTATGCTGCCACTACGGGTGTGACTAACACGACAAAAAATTCTGCGCTGTTGAACTTGTTAGCCAGGCACCGGAAAAGTGTATTTGGAAGGAATTTCCATGGGGACATTGCAAATACAGAATTTATAGCCGCTTATAGAAGTAGTATGTACTTAGAGGTTTTAATTAGTGTTTGCCTTTATTTTGCGAGAAGCTATTACCCTAATTTGGGGCAAATGAGACTAACACATGACGAAATTTCGGGGAACCGACAG GTGCAACTCACAAGCGCAGAATTGTTAACACTCATATTTTCTGAATTGATTGCTATCGTCCGTGATTCAGGAAAGGGTTTCAGCTGTTATATAGTTGATCTACTGGCAAAATGCAAAGTGCAGAAAGTTGCGTTACATTGTCTTGTGTCTAGTGTGCTGAATATGAAGAACGCGCATAAGGAAAACGAGGAAGTATTTACATTTACCGAAGAGATCATCCTTTTTAATGATCCTGTTGTAGATGATGTTAATAAATGCAAATACAGAGCTAGCGATCATACAGAAGCTTTTCAAATACAATTACTGAG GTTATTATTAGCTCTAATTATGTTAGAACATCAGTGTGGTAATCAAAAAGGTGAAGAAATATGTCCACCAACTACTTCTACGCCAAGCACTCCTACGCGAAGTACTCCGAATATCATGGGAAATAGCTTGAAATATGTACCTGGTGCACCGATTCCACAGCAACCAATGTTCCTTGCGagcatactcaatgctctacaATTG GATCATATGAGGCATCTCCACCAACACTGGACAACCCTCGTTACATCGAGCCTGCCCTTCATGGGGTCTTCGTTAACTGGAATAGTAACATCAGTCATTCATCAATTGTGCTGTAACATCGAGCACTTAGCATCGTATTACATCAACGAGGAAACAGCTACGGCAACAAAGCTAGAGGATATAAGCACAGTAGAGTGTTGTCTTCCTGCTGATTACACAGTCACCCACTTAGAGGCTTTAACATTTTTACTTCATTACTGCTTATTGGATACGTCGCAACAAATTGGCTTTTCGTTCAATCAGCCTTTGAGCGGTACTATTCAGGCTGGAATTCCTGGGGCAAATCCAGGACAGATATTTAACAACCTTATCCACGTCTTTATGCCGAGTCCTCTTTCTCCA GAGCTTAGTACGTCGAAAGACAAAACTGGTGCAACCGAGTTGCAGCAACATGCTAGGAGAACCGCGTTGAGTCATTTACCAAGAATAATCGCGTCACTTTCCACGCTCTGGCAAGCGGTATTAGCAACAAAAGACAA TGAACAGGCTAGTTGCGTGGTGGGTAGTCCAAGAATAGTAAAACATCAACTTCTAGAACTGTTATCTCCCATATCTTTCCACCATGGCGTAAACTTTTTGGCTGCCATTGCTGTTGCATGGCACGAGAGGCGACAGCCTTCTGGTAATTCTAAGAAA GTACTTCCAGAAGCTTGTCCTAATCAGCAAGTTATGGTTCACTTAGTGAGTGCAATTCGTGTAATGCCCATCGATACATTGGTTCAAACTGTGCACCAAGTTGTAAAGAACCCGCCGCCTATTCAGGGAGTCAAGCAAGATTTCTCGTTGGAAGTCTCTGTGTTAGAATTACTATACGTGTATATGCAAAGTAACACCTCTCAGTCTCTCATCGAATCCTGGACGTCTTTACTTGGTTTGCTCAAGGATGGATTATCGTTAACCGCGCCTGCACAATTCCTCTTGTTAGCTATCTTAAACGAGTACGTCCAAAAATGCCCCCCTATGCAAGAGAAGAAGGATATAAGAGATCTGCAAGATGTATCGGCGAAG CTGGTCGAGTCGTGCTCACAAATAGCAGGAGCATGCTTGGAACAAACAACGTGGCTAAGAAGGAACCTAGCAGTGAGAGAGGACGCCTTTGAAGTTGCCGAAGGATCTTCGGAAG AATTTTCTGTTGCAGTGACACCTGGTACGCCACCAAACGCAGCATACAGTGTTCAAGCTCAAGCAGTACTGGCGGAAATATTAGCACCTTTGTTAGATGTTAGTTACGGTTCTCAAGAGAAGGAGCGAGTAGTAACACTTTTAACCAACCTCATGTATAACGTTACACCATACCTTAAGAATCACTC GATAAAGAATATTGCCTCGTTCACGGCGTGTTCTCAGTTACTAAGTTCCTTGTCGGGTTACCAATACACCAGAAAAGCATGGCGCAAAGATGTACTGGACCTTTTACTAGATTCTGCCTTCTTCCAGATGACTCCTCCGTGTTTACCTTATTGGAGGACTATTATAGACAACTTAATGACACATGACAATACAACCTTCCGAGATTTAATGA ATCGCGTATCCATGGCTCAAAGTAGTAGTATCAGTATTTTTTCTTCAAAGGAACAGGAATATGAGCAGAAGGCTCAGCTTTTGAAGAGATTAGCGTATGTAATACTATGTAGCGAAATGGATCAGTATCACAAATATATGCCTGAAATTCAAG AACGACTAGCGGACAGTTTGCGGTTGCCACAAGTGATTCCGTCTATTCAGGCACAAGTCTTTCTCTGTTTTCGAGTTCTACTTTTAAGGATGTCGCCGCAACATGCTACTTCTTTATGGCCGGTAATAGTTAGCGAACTTGTTCAAGTTTTCCTGTACATTGAACAAGAACTGAATGCAGATAGTGAAGAATTCAG TCGTCATGGAAG TTCTCATATAAAACTACTTTCTGCTTTGGACTCGTCTTGGGCTGTGAATGCCAGTAATGGACTTCAGGCACACGGCCATCCTCATTGGTTGCATCTGCAACTCGCTGCTGCTAAATTGTTAGATCTAGCATTACTTTTGCCAGCACACAGGCTTCCTCAGTTCCAGAT GTATCGATGGGCATTTGTAGGGGATTCAGCAGCAGGATGTATAGACAACAATAATTTGTCTTCAGATTTTGTACCTCATATTACAAGGATAGCAAAATTAATGGACACCAAG TACAAACAAGAAACAAGTTCTATCAAAGTGACACCCGGTGAACTACTTTTAACTTCCAACAATATTCGTTCATTGCAAGATCTACATTATTTTTTCACGGCGCTTAGTCGCAGGTCGAGCGATACTCAAGCACCATTAAATATCACACAGTTGGAGACAGTGATTGAACAAGATTTTCTTGAGAAGCTGCCAGCTGCAAGGTAG